One stretch of Natronobacterium gregoryi SP2 DNA includes these proteins:
- a CDS encoding UPF0058 family protein — translation MKKQELIHLHGLLAEVSNQCAEWDNCEIDLDEYESLGIRPTSIHKSKTDHKTAVFALANGITTNMREDEQEAVAATAD, via the coding sequence ATGAAGAAACAGGAGCTCATCCACCTTCACGGTCTTCTCGCCGAGGTATCGAACCAGTGTGCAGAATGGGACAACTGTGAGATCGACCTCGACGAATACGAGTCGCTCGGGATTCGACCGACCTCGATTCACAAATCGAAAACCGACCACAAGACAGCCGTCTTCGCGCTTGCTAACGGAATTACGACGAACATGCGTGAAGACGAACAGGAAGCAGTCGCCGCCACCGCCGACTAG
- a CDS encoding poly(R)-hydroxyalkanoic acid synthase subunit PhaE has product MADSQPQNQNWNAFVEQWNEQFLETLEDNMEAQAQFVESWSETVSEVSEEQEVADGVEGYANAYETWMTASEEMVERMNDVLEGEDVEMEEFRDIWLNTANEAFKEVMSTTAFAKMTGETVGDVLELQEQADETSQETLRSLGFATEADVLEVGDRLVELERRQHDVEQKLDRIIDHLEDEQ; this is encoded by the coding sequence ATGGCAGACTCACAACCTCAGAACCAGAACTGGAACGCGTTCGTCGAACAGTGGAACGAACAGTTCCTCGAGACACTCGAGGACAACATGGAAGCACAGGCCCAGTTCGTCGAGAGCTGGTCCGAAACGGTCAGCGAAGTCAGCGAGGAACAGGAAGTCGCTGACGGCGTCGAGGGCTATGCGAACGCGTACGAGACGTGGATGACCGCCTCCGAAGAGATGGTCGAACGGATGAACGACGTCCTCGAAGGCGAAGACGTCGAGATGGAGGAGTTCCGCGATATCTGGCTCAACACGGCCAACGAGGCGTTCAAAGAGGTCATGTCGACGACCGCGTTCGCGAAGATGACCGGCGAAACCGTCGGTGACGTCCTCGAACTCCAGGAACAAGCCGATGAGACCTCCCAGGAGACACTCCGGTCGCTCGGCTTCGCCACCGAGGCGGACGTCCTCGAGGTCGGCGATCGACTCGTCGAACTCGAGCGACGCCAGCACGACGTCGAGCAGAAACTCGACCGTATCATCGACCACCTCGAAGACGAGCAATGA
- a CDS encoding DNA-3-methyladenine glycosylase family protein → METGTIPVAALSGGLDLYRTLESGQTYLWRREDGEMYAGDPPSDTWYYTVVDASSGPKPDVIRVRTRDGHLEWESTTDAAPAVCRLLRLDDDLASIVAAAPDDPLLAQAYEAHCGMRLVGDPPFGCLISFICSAQMRVQRIHSMVSALAREYGDSLEFDGRTYHAFPTPTQLATATEDELRELGLGYRAPYVVRTAEMVADGEAYPAEARDLEYEQARDYLCQFVGVGDKVADCVLLFSLGFDEAVPLDTWIKSAIEDYYPDCDCGSYAATSRAIRERFGGEYAGYAQTYVFHELRTNR, encoded by the coding sequence ATGGAAACCGGCACAATCCCGGTTGCAGCCCTCTCGGGCGGACTTGACCTGTATCGGACACTCGAGAGCGGGCAGACGTATCTCTGGCGACGCGAGGACGGGGAGATGTACGCCGGCGACCCACCCAGCGACACCTGGTACTACACCGTCGTCGACGCCTCGAGCGGCCCCAAACCGGACGTGATCCGGGTCCGCACCCGAGACGGTCACCTCGAGTGGGAGTCGACGACCGACGCCGCGCCAGCCGTGTGCCGACTCTTGCGGTTGGACGACGACCTCGCGTCGATCGTTGCGGCCGCACCCGACGATCCGCTGCTCGCACAGGCCTACGAGGCCCACTGCGGGATGCGGCTGGTCGGAGATCCGCCCTTCGGCTGTCTGATCTCGTTTATTTGCTCGGCACAGATGCGGGTGCAGCGCATCCACTCGATGGTGTCGGCGCTCGCCCGCGAGTACGGCGACTCACTCGAGTTCGACGGCCGAACCTACCACGCGTTTCCGACGCCGACTCAACTGGCGACCGCGACCGAAGACGAACTCCGCGAGTTAGGGCTCGGCTATCGCGCGCCATACGTCGTCCGGACGGCCGAGATGGTTGCCGACGGCGAGGCCTACCCCGCGGAGGCCCGCGACCTCGAGTACGAGCAAGCCCGCGATTACCTCTGCCAGTTCGTCGGCGTCGGCGACAAGGTCGCAGACTGCGTGCTTTTGTTCTCGCTGGGGTTCGACGAGGCCGTCCCGCTAGACACCTGGATCAAGTCAGCGATCGAGGATTACTATCCGGACTGTGACTGTGGCTCCTATGCGGCGACGTCACGGGCGATTCGCGAACGGTTCGGCGGCGAGTATGCAGGCTACGCACAGACGTACGTCTTCCACGAACTCAGAACGAATCGATGA
- a CDS encoding beta-ketoacyl-ACP reductase, whose translation MSMEGRTCVITGSARGIGRGIAEHLGSEGANVVVNYRSSEEAAQEAVDTVEAAGGNAVTAQADVSDREAVEHLREVCHEAFGPADVLVNNAGITADKQFTEMSREEWDRVMDVNLGGMFNCTQAFYDDIWNAEEGRLINISSIVGKQGNFGQANYAAAKSGMFGFTRTIALEFAQGGSTANCVAPGFTRTDMVEDVPDEVLDRIISGIPLERLAEVEDIAAVVRFLASEKSSYVTGEVIDVNGGMDL comes from the coding sequence ATGTCTATGGAGGGACGTACCTGCGTCATAACCGGTTCCGCACGTGGCATCGGTCGGGGGATCGCCGAGCACCTCGGTAGCGAGGGTGCGAACGTAGTCGTCAACTATCGATCCTCCGAGGAAGCGGCCCAGGAGGCGGTCGACACCGTCGAGGCCGCCGGTGGAAACGCCGTCACAGCACAAGCCGACGTTTCGGATCGCGAAGCAGTCGAACACCTGCGCGAGGTCTGTCACGAGGCGTTCGGTCCGGCCGACGTGCTCGTGAACAACGCCGGTATCACAGCCGACAAGCAGTTCACCGAGATGAGCCGCGAGGAGTGGGACCGCGTGATGGACGTCAACTTGGGCGGGATGTTCAACTGTACTCAGGCGTTCTACGACGACATCTGGAACGCTGAAGAAGGTCGGTTGATCAACATCTCGAGCATCGTCGGCAAACAGGGCAACTTCGGCCAAGCGAACTACGCGGCGGCGAAAAGCGGCATGTTCGGCTTCACCCGGACGATCGCACTCGAGTTCGCCCAGGGCGGGTCGACCGCAAACTGTGTCGCGCCGGGTTTCACGCGGACGGACATGGTCGAGGACGTCCCCGACGAGGTTCTCGACCGGATCATCTCGGGCATTCCACTCGAGCGACTCGCAGAGGTCGAGGACATCGCGGCGGTCGTCCGGTTCCTCGCGAGTGAGAAGTCCTCGTACGTGACCGGCGAAGTGATCGACGTCAACGGCGGAATGGACCTGTAG
- a CDS encoding DUF555 domain-containing protein, with product MNCRVVVEAAVPVFDVETEDEAIRISISKTGEMLNPDLNYVEINMGERTSPSGEELPPAFIAADEALVALELEMTVFNVEREEHASRIARKEIGQRLENIPLEVQSVEVIEEDEVEDETEDDSDQDSGDEDDVGDETDETIESDTDSADDEAVLPEFEDLVE from the coding sequence ATGAACTGCAGGGTTGTCGTCGAAGCTGCCGTGCCGGTGTTCGACGTTGAGACGGAAGACGAGGCGATCCGTATCTCCATCTCGAAGACGGGCGAGATGCTGAACCCTGACTTGAACTACGTCGAGATCAACATGGGCGAGCGCACGTCCCCGTCCGGAGAGGAACTCCCGCCTGCGTTCATCGCTGCCGACGAGGCACTCGTCGCTCTCGAACTCGAGATGACCGTCTTCAACGTCGAGCGCGAGGAACACGCCTCGCGTATCGCCCGGAAAGAGATCGGTCAGCGCCTCGAGAACATTCCGCTGGAGGTACAGTCCGTCGAGGTCATCGAAGAAGACGAAGTCGAAGACGAAACCGAAGACGACTCCGACCAGGACAGCGGCGACGAGGACGATGTCGGTGACGAGACCGACGAGACGATCGAGTCGGATACAGACTCGGCGGACGACGAAGCGGTGCTGCCGGAGTTCGAAGATCTGGTCGAGTGA
- a CDS encoding DUF7836 family putative zinc-binding protein: MDETTVQLLCPECGKDWQTSPNQLPESTAMFHCPNCHASRRTAEFMRTDRDLQTLKQLG; the protein is encoded by the coding sequence ATGGATGAGACGACTGTTCAACTGTTGTGTCCAGAATGTGGAAAAGACTGGCAGACGTCTCCGAACCAGTTGCCGGAATCTACAGCCATGTTTCACTGTCCTAACTGTCACGCCTCCCGCCGAACCGCAGAGTTCATGCGAACCGACCGTGACCTTCAGACGCTGAAACAACTCGGCTAA
- a CDS encoding bifunctional ADP-dependent NAD(P)H-hydrate dehydratase/NAD(P)H-hydrate epimerase encodes MITGSRMAAVDENAAALGVPRKQLMESSGNAVARAIREVAKPDSSVAIVAGRGNNGGDAFAAARFLEADDVTTLLLGRAENIGTEIARENWDVLEQTDHDTREIEDSSGFDLPDADVVVDAMLGTGISGDLREPVATAAEAINDATATVVAVDVPTGFDADGGDHAENRVEADHVVTFHDAKPGLEDLTAEVIVADIGIPAAAERFVGPGDVSLARPDGREGRPYVVGGGPYTGAPALAAQAALRAGAELSFVAAPESVADEIQGYAADLVVQPYEEEVLTPGRADDLLETAREYDNPVVLGPGLGTADETLEAARQFLASYDGRVVVDADALEIVPEIETDATLVCTPNRAELVGMGGPDASDLRPVADDIETFTAELDQVDVMLAKGATDVITDGERTRISRSGTAGMKVGGTGDTLAGIVAALLEYAEPLDAASAGAHVNGLAGERLAKDDEYGFLASELLEEIPAVLWGDGDV; translated from the coding sequence ATGATCACAGGCAGTCGAATGGCCGCCGTCGACGAGAACGCCGCGGCGCTTGGCGTACCGCGCAAGCAGCTCATGGAGTCGAGCGGGAACGCCGTCGCCCGTGCGATCCGAGAGGTCGCAAAACCGGACTCGAGCGTGGCGATCGTCGCCGGACGCGGGAACAACGGCGGGGACGCGTTCGCCGCCGCCCGCTTTCTGGAAGCGGACGACGTCACCACCCTCCTGCTCGGTCGGGCCGAGAACATCGGCACCGAAATCGCTCGCGAGAACTGGGACGTACTCGAGCAGACCGACCACGACACGCGAGAGATTGAGGACTCGAGCGGGTTCGACCTCCCCGACGCGGACGTGGTCGTCGACGCAATGTTGGGAACGGGGATCAGCGGCGACCTTCGAGAGCCGGTCGCGACCGCAGCCGAGGCGATCAACGACGCGACGGCGACCGTCGTGGCGGTCGACGTCCCCACCGGGTTCGACGCCGACGGCGGCGACCACGCCGAGAACCGCGTCGAAGCAGACCACGTGGTTACCTTCCACGACGCGAAGCCCGGCCTCGAGGATCTCACGGCCGAGGTGATAGTCGCAGACATCGGTATTCCCGCCGCGGCGGAACGGTTCGTCGGTCCCGGTGACGTCTCACTCGCACGGCCTGACGGCCGCGAGGGGCGACCGTACGTCGTCGGCGGTGGTCCCTACACCGGGGCACCCGCACTCGCCGCCCAGGCCGCGCTTCGTGCCGGTGCGGAACTGTCTTTCGTCGCGGCTCCCGAATCGGTCGCCGACGAGATCCAGGGCTACGCCGCAGACCTCGTCGTCCAGCCCTACGAGGAGGAGGTCCTGACGCCCGGGCGAGCCGACGACCTGCTCGAGACAGCCAGGGAATACGACAACCCCGTCGTACTCGGGCCGGGACTGGGAACCGCGGACGAGACGCTCGAGGCAGCCCGGCAGTTCCTCGCCTCCTACGACGGCCGGGTGGTCGTCGACGCCGACGCACTCGAGATTGTTCCCGAGATCGAAACCGACGCGACGCTGGTCTGTACGCCTAACCGGGCCGAACTCGTGGGGATGGGTGGCCCCGACGCGTCCGACCTTCGGCCGGTCGCCGACGATATCGAAACGTTCACAGCCGAACTCGATCAGGTCGACGTCATGCTCGCGAAAGGTGCTACGGACGTGATCACGGACGGCGAACGCACCCGAATCAGCCGCTCGGGAACGGCCGGGATGAAAGTCGGCGGCACCGGCGACACCCTCGCCGGCATCGTCGCCGCACTTCTAGAGTACGCGGAACCGCTGGATGCTGCATCAGCGGGCGCTCACGTCAACGGACTCGCCGGCGAACGCCTCGCCAAAGACGACGAGTACGGCTTTCTCGCGTCGGAGCTACTCGAAGAGATTCCGGCGGTCCTGTGGGGTGATGGCGATGTCTGA
- the moaC gene encoding cyclic pyranopterin monophosphate synthase MoaC has protein sequence MAMSEDGDAGELTHTTDDGEVQMVDVGDKPDSKRRAVAAGEIHLQPSTIEAIREDQVGKGDVLATARVGAIQAVKHTWETIPMCHQIPITNVDTDFTLREDRIELEVVVETTGKTGCEMEALEGVTTGLNVVWDMVKAVEKDENGQYPETGIENVRVLEKEKRRAE, from the coding sequence ATGGCGATGTCTGAGGACGGCGACGCCGGAGAACTCACCCACACCACCGACGACGGCGAGGTTCAGATGGTCGACGTCGGAGACAAACCCGACAGCAAGCGCCGGGCCGTCGCGGCCGGCGAGATCCACCTGCAGCCGTCGACGATCGAGGCCATCCGCGAGGATCAGGTCGGAAAAGGTGACGTCCTCGCGACCGCCCGCGTCGGTGCGATCCAGGCCGTCAAACACACCTGGGAGACGATCCCGATGTGCCACCAAATCCCGATCACGAACGTCGACACCGACTTCACCCTCCGCGAGGACCGGATCGAACTCGAGGTAGTCGTCGAGACCACGGGGAAGACCGGCTGCGAGATGGAGGCCCTCGAGGGCGTCACGACCGGCCTGAACGTCGTCTGGGACATGGTCAAGGCCGTCGAGAAAGACGAGAACGGCCAGTATCCCGAAACGGGAATCGAGAACGTGCGGGTGCTCGAGAAGGAGAAGCGTCGTGCCGAGTAG
- a CDS encoding MBL fold metallo-hydrolase, which translates to MTVRLGAVTADWFGLATVRLEGETGVVVYIDPGSTRNGLLEEDEPRDGDLILVSHGHHYDPESIRRVAHDEAIVVVHEAIDVDGADRADEAPEQLPYEVERVRADESFVLGPLDLYTTPAYNDPAGPHTDDQGRPYHPEGTGCGFGVTIDGVTAFWPGDTDVLPFHEKMAVDLFLPPIGGTYTMDRHEAATLVEQIEPGLVLPVHYDTFPEIETDEEAFVVDIADRGVPVVLDTP; encoded by the coding sequence ATGACCGTCCGCCTTGGCGCAGTAACCGCCGATTGGTTCGGTCTCGCCACCGTCCGACTCGAGGGCGAGACCGGCGTGGTCGTCTACATCGACCCAGGGTCAACGAGGAATGGCCTGTTAGAGGAAGACGAGCCCCGTGATGGCGACCTGATACTGGTCTCTCACGGTCACCACTACGACCCGGAGTCGATTCGACGGGTCGCCCACGACGAGGCGATCGTCGTCGTCCACGAGGCAATCGACGTCGACGGTGCGGATCGTGCCGACGAGGCACCCGAACAACTCCCCTACGAAGTCGAGCGCGTCCGTGCCGACGAGTCGTTCGTCCTCGGACCGCTCGACCTGTATACGACGCCGGCGTACAACGACCCTGCAGGCCCCCACACCGACGATCAGGGTCGACCGTACCATCCCGAAGGAACTGGCTGTGGCTTTGGCGTCACGATCGACGGCGTCACGGCGTTTTGGCCAGGCGACACCGACGTTCTCCCCTTCCACGAAAAGATGGCCGTGGACCTCTTCTTGCCGCCAATCGGTGGCACGTACACCATGGATCGCCACGAAGCAGCAACTCTCGTCGAACAGATCGAACCCGGACTCGTCCTTCCGGTCCACTACGATACGTTCCCCGAGATCGAGACCGACGAGGAGGCATTCGTCGTCGACATCGCGGACCGCGGCGTACCGGTCGTTCTCGATACCCCCTGA
- a CDS encoding transcription initiation factor IIB encodes MTNIRTYTNERETERDSTERERAEEREYCPECGGRLVSDAEHAETVCSDCGLVVEEDEIDRGPEWRAFDSAEKDEKSRVGAPTTNMMHDQGLSTNIGWQDKDAYGKALSSRQRQKMQRLRTWNERFRTRDSKERNLKQALGEIDRMASALGLPENVRETASVIYRRALEEDLLPGRSIEGVATAALYAAARQAGTPRSLDEISAVSRVEKMELTRTYRYVIRELGLEVQPADPESYVPRFVSDLDLPDETERMARELLESARQEGVHSGKSPVGLAAAGVYAAALLTNEKVTQNEVSEVANISEVTIRNRYKELLEASDTATPA; translated from the coding sequence ATGACGAACATCCGAACCTACACCAACGAACGAGAGACGGAGCGTGACAGTACAGAGCGAGAGCGGGCCGAGGAGCGAGAGTACTGCCCGGAGTGTGGCGGTCGCCTGGTCTCGGACGCCGAACACGCAGAGACGGTCTGTAGCGACTGTGGGCTCGTCGTCGAAGAAGACGAGATCGACCGCGGCCCGGAGTGGAGAGCCTTCGATTCCGCAGAGAAAGACGAGAAAAGCCGGGTCGGCGCACCGACGACGAACATGATGCACGACCAGGGGCTGTCGACCAACATCGGCTGGCAGGACAAAGACGCCTACGGCAAAGCCCTCTCGAGTCGCCAGCGCCAGAAGATGCAGCGCCTGCGCACCTGGAACGAGCGGTTCCGAACCCGCGACTCGAAAGAGCGCAACCTCAAGCAGGCACTGGGCGAAATCGACCGGATGGCTTCTGCCCTCGGCCTGCCGGAGAACGTCCGCGAGACTGCAAGCGTCATCTACCGACGTGCACTCGAGGAGGACCTCCTGCCAGGTCGCTCGATCGAAGGCGTCGCGACCGCTGCGCTGTACGCCGCCGCCCGACAGGCCGGCACCCCCCGCAGTCTCGACGAAATCTCTGCCGTCTCCCGCGTCGAGAAGATGGAACTGACCCGCACGTATCGGTATGTCATCCGAGAACTCGGCCTCGAAGTCCAGCCCGCCGACCCCGAGAGCTACGTGCCGCGGTTCGTCAGCGACCTCGACCTTCCCGACGAGACCGAGCGAATGGCCCGCGAACTCCTCGAGTCGGCACGCCAGGAAGGCGTCCACAGCGGCAAGTCGCCGGTCGGTCTCGCGGCCGCTGGCGTCTACGCTGCGGCACTCCTGACCAACGAGAAAGTAACCCAAAACGAGGTCAGCGAAGTCGCAAACATCTCCGAGGTCACGATCCGCAACCGGTACAAGGAACTTCTCGAGGCTTCGGACACGGCAACGCCGGCATAA
- a CDS encoding acylphosphatase — translation MADCRRAHVFVSGTVQGVYYRANTRDAARERGIGGWVKNLADGRVEAVFEGPADAVEEMVEWCHTGSPAAEVEDVEVEYTEPQDEDGFEIRY, via the coding sequence ATGGCCGACTGCAGACGTGCACACGTCTTCGTTTCGGGAACTGTACAGGGCGTTTACTACCGGGCGAACACCCGGGACGCGGCTCGCGAGAGGGGGATCGGCGGCTGGGTGAAGAACCTCGCTGACGGCCGCGTGGAGGCAGTTTTCGAAGGGCCCGCGGACGCCGTCGAGGAGATGGTCGAGTGGTGTCACACGGGGAGCCCCGCCGCGGAGGTCGAGGACGTCGAGGTTGAGTACACGGAGCCCCAGGACGAGGACGGGTTCGAGATTCGGTACTGA
- a CDS encoding AbrB/MazE/SpoVT family DNA-binding domain-containing protein, giving the protein MTDDTDRSPWFPPAMVTEQMQEAGEQVAQSQQEMIKQFMEATSTTSNPFEELPTFGPMNMGTATFKARVQSGGRISIPGPEREALDIEEGDIVQTIVVPVKRNRNED; this is encoded by the coding sequence ATGACGGACGACACCGACCGCTCGCCGTGGTTTCCACCGGCGATGGTTACAGAGCAGATGCAGGAAGCCGGCGAGCAGGTCGCCCAGTCTCAGCAGGAGATGATAAAGCAGTTCATGGAAGCGACGTCGACGACATCGAACCCGTTCGAAGAGTTGCCGACTTTCGGGCCGATGAACATGGGAACGGCAACGTTCAAGGCCCGCGTGCAAAGCGGCGGCCGGATCAGCATTCCCGGTCCCGAACGAGAAGCGCTCGATATCGAAGAGGGCGACATCGTCCAGACGATCGTCGTTCCAGTAAAACGAAACCGAAACGAAGACTAA
- the phaC gene encoding class III poly(R)-hydroxyalkanoic acid synthase subunit PhaC translates to MRNPYATALDLQRQAWESTADLAGKAQVAPDRTETVENIAVGQTPSEVVYEENKLRLLHYESRTDEQYDVPILVVYALINKPYILDLQPDRSVVQTLLEAGFDVYMIDWGEPSRLDRSLTLDDYVNRYIDNCVDVVRERSGLDEINVLGYCMGGTKSAMYAALYPEKVRNLGLMAAGLCFAGDGGVLELWGADEYYDPEKVTDAFDNVPAEFLDVGFALMDPVANNVTKYVRFYDNVEDEDFVENFARMERWLDEGIDVAGATYEQFINDIYQDNKLIDNELHLDGQHVDIENIEMPVLQIVAEYDHLIPPAASKPFTEAIPSADTEIMEFATGHIGMSVSSRSHAELWPDVCEWFAERSVLERDETSAEVDAETSEHHGENRSDAEIAARGETDVQAEPADPGEMTVDDQVVDEVADADTESVIADETDDLTDLNGVGQAYAEDLEAAGIETVDDLESADVSTLAAETGIAPSRIEDWIDQAIER, encoded by the coding sequence ATGAGAAACCCCTACGCAACTGCACTGGATCTGCAACGACAGGCCTGGGAGTCGACGGCCGACCTCGCCGGCAAGGCACAGGTCGCTCCCGACCGCACCGAGACCGTCGAGAACATCGCCGTCGGGCAGACGCCAAGTGAGGTCGTCTACGAAGAGAACAAGCTCCGGTTGCTTCACTACGAATCTCGGACCGATGAACAGTACGACGTCCCCATCCTCGTCGTCTACGCGTTGATCAACAAGCCGTACATCCTCGATCTCCAGCCCGATCGCTCGGTCGTCCAGACGCTGCTTGAGGCCGGCTTCGACGTCTACATGATCGACTGGGGAGAGCCGTCCAGGCTCGATCGATCGCTGACGCTCGACGACTACGTTAACCGCTACATCGACAACTGCGTCGACGTCGTCCGCGAGCGCTCTGGGCTGGACGAGATCAACGTCCTGGGCTACTGCATGGGCGGCACGAAGTCGGCCATGTACGCCGCCCTCTACCCCGAGAAGGTCCGAAACCTCGGGCTGATGGCGGCCGGCCTCTGTTTTGCCGGCGACGGCGGCGTCCTCGAGCTATGGGGAGCAGACGAGTACTACGACCCCGAGAAGGTGACCGACGCGTTCGACAACGTTCCGGCCGAGTTTCTCGATGTCGGCTTCGCGTTGATGGACCCGGTCGCCAACAACGTGACGAAGTACGTCAGGTTCTACGACAACGTCGAGGACGAGGACTTCGTCGAAAACTTCGCCCGGATGGAACGCTGGCTCGACGAGGGGATCGACGTCGCCGGTGCGACCTACGAACAGTTCATCAACGACATCTATCAGGATAACAAACTGATCGACAACGAACTGCATCTGGACGGCCAGCACGTCGACATCGAGAACATCGAGATGCCGGTTCTCCAAATCGTCGCGGAGTACGACCACCTCATCCCGCCGGCAGCGTCGAAACCGTTCACCGAAGCGATCCCGTCCGCCGACACCGAAATCATGGAGTTTGCGACGGGCCACATCGGGATGTCCGTTTCCTCGCGGAGCCACGCCGAACTCTGGCCCGACGTCTGTGAGTGGTTCGCAGAACGGTCGGTCCTCGAGAGAGACGAGACGAGCGCAGAGGTCGACGCCGAGACCAGCGAGCACCACGGCGAGAATCGCTCCGACGCGGAGATCGCTGCCCGTGGTGAAACGGACGTGCAGGCAGAGCCCGCCGACCCCGGCGAGATGACGGTCGACGACCAGGTCGTCGACGAGGTCGCCGACGCGGACACCGAGTCTGTAATCGCGGACGAAACAGACGACCTCACGGACCTGAACGGAGTTGGACAGGCCTACGCCGAGGACCTCGAAGCGGCCGGTATCGAGACGGTCGACGACCTCGAAAGCGCCGACGTGTCGACGCTCGCGGCCGAAACCGGAATCGCACCGAGTCGGATCGAAGACTGGATTGACCAGGCCATCGAGCGGTAA
- a CDS encoding zinc ribbon domain-containing protein yields the protein MDGQRRDQDGTYCSNCGATLEPSMTYCPSCGERIDRHDDRSPSNATDSASRHRLESRIAAAVRDGWRLEHDFGDHAVMVRRTFGSADEHLLVALVTVWWTMGIGNVLYGTYKYVEDADRMVLRTEPHDDDSAEQASLDSHLLGRVTAAVCWLTAAVLAAIGVVIAASGLSPVLYALAAGFAFLGLISLPSVSDRLARRHSLLTNGRTRTVEERTVVDYDRPCTACSEPVGRGLERIYRAEISVFGFPVTGSEGRNYYCRRCANADVAKPQPASPGDRPQAEPETDLTKTSTDPTRLD from the coding sequence ATGGACGGCCAGCGTCGGGACCAAGACGGAACCTACTGTTCGAACTGTGGGGCAACTCTCGAGCCGTCGATGACGTACTGTCCATCCTGTGGCGAACGGATCGATCGGCACGACGACCGATCGCCGTCGAACGCCACCGACTCAGCCAGCCGGCACCGCCTCGAGTCCCGGATCGCCGCGGCAGTCCGAGACGGCTGGCGACTCGAGCACGACTTCGGGGACCACGCAGTCATGGTCCGGCGAACGTTCGGGTCCGCCGACGAACACCTGCTGGTCGCGCTTGTGACAGTCTGGTGGACGATGGGGATCGGGAACGTCCTCTATGGCACCTACAAGTACGTCGAAGACGCCGACCGGATGGTCCTTCGCACAGAACCACACGACGATGACAGCGCAGAACAAGCCTCCTTGGATTCCCACCTGCTCGGCCGTGTGACTGCTGCCGTCTGCTGGCTTACGGCCGCCGTTCTGGCGGCAATCGGGGTCGTGATCGCTGCCTCCGGCCTCTCTCCAGTACTGTACGCGCTCGCCGCCGGATTCGCCTTCCTCGGACTGATCTCGCTCCCGTCAGTTTCGGACCGGCTCGCACGTCGTCACTCGCTTCTGACCAACGGCCGGACTCGAACAGTCGAGGAGCGAACCGTCGTCGACTACGACCGGCCCTGTACCGCCTGTTCGGAACCGGTCGGCCGTGGCCTCGAGCGGATCTATCGCGCCGAGATCAGCGTCTTCGGCTTCCCGGTGACGGGCTCCGAGGGCCGGAACTACTACTGTCGCCGGTGTGCGAACGCGGACGTTGCGAAACCCCAGCCCGCGTCACCGGGTGACCGACCGCAGGCAGAACCGGAAACTGACCTCACAAAAACGTCTACGGACCCGACGCGACTCGACTGA